One genomic segment of Arachis duranensis cultivar V14167 chromosome 4, aradu.V14167.gnm2.J7QH, whole genome shotgun sequence includes these proteins:
- the LOC107483388 gene encoding cell wall / vacuolar inhibitor of fructosidase 1, which translates to MAKNLNHPSLIFTILVLITMPIGQCMVFHSNDETLIQSTCNQTIYPNLCVQILNSYPSSRNADLRGLALNMVDFMKSRSIVAVNKIHRLQQGATGRFKGALDSCIGHYNDGILKGDVPEAISGIQFNNPKFAENAVADAANEAYLCEQEFNGNSPLNNENKAVRDGANMARVIVRMLY; encoded by the coding sequence ATGGCAAAAAACTTGAATCATCCATCTCTAATCTTCACAATTCTTGTTCTAATCACCATGCCAATTGGTCAATGTATGGTTTTTCACTCCAATGACGAGACACTAATTCAATCCACATGCAACCAAACAATATATCCAAATCTATGTGTCCAAATCCTCAATTCATACCCAAGTAGCAGAAATGCTGACCTCAGAGGGCTAGCACTAAACATGGTTGATTTCATGAAATCAAGATCAATTGTTGCAGTGAACAAGATTCATCGACTCCAACAAGGTGCTACTGGTAGATTTAAGGGTGCCTTGGATTCATGTATTGGCCATTACAACGACGGAATCTTAAAGGGTGATGTGCCAGAAGCCATTAGCGGAATTCAGTTTAATAACCCTAAATTTGCTGAAAATGCTGTTGCTGATGCAGCTAACGAGGCTTACTTGTGTGAGCAAGAGTTCAATGGTAATTCACCATTAAACAATGAAAACAAAGCTGTGCGTGATGGTGCAAATATGGCTAGAGTTATTGTTAGAATGTTGTATTAG